From Pongo pygmaeus isolate AG05252 chromosome 2, NHGRI_mPonPyg2-v2.0_pri, whole genome shotgun sequence, a single genomic window includes:
- the SHISA5 gene encoding protein shisa-5 isoform X2 has product MGFGATLAVGLTIFVLSVVTIIICFTCSCCCLYKTCRRPRPIVTTTTSTTVVHAPYPQPPSVPPSYPGPSYQGYHTMPPQPGMPAAPYPMQYPPPYPAQPMGPPAYHETLAGECPCQL; this is encoded by the exons ATGGG GTTCGGAGCGACCTTGGCCGTTGGCCTGACCATCTTTGTGCTGTCTgttgtcaccatcatcatctgcttcacctgctcctgctgctgcctgTACAAGACGTGCCGCCGACCACGTC CGATTgtcaccaccaccacatccaccACTGTGGTGCATGCCCCTTATCCTCAGCCTCCAAGTGTGCCGCCCAGCTACCCTGGACCAAGCTACCAGGGCTACCACACCATGCCGCCTCAGCCAGGGATGCCAGCAGCACCCTACCCAATGCAGTACCCACCACCTTACCCAGCCCAGCCCATGGGCCCACCGGCCTACCACGAGACCCTGGCTGGTGAGTGCCCCTGCCAACTCTAG
- the TREX1 gene encoding three-prime repair exonuclease 1 — protein sequence MGPRARRQGRIVQGRPEMCFCPPPTPLPPLRILTLGTHTPTPCSSPGSAAGTYPTMGSQALPPGPMQTLIFFDMEATGLPFSQPKVTELCLLAVHRCALESPPISQGPPPTVPPPPRVVDKLSLCVAPGKACSPAASEITGLSTAVLAAHGRQCFDDNLANLLLAFLRRQPQPWCLVAHNGDRYDFPLLQAELALLGLTSALDGAFCVDSITALKALERASSPSEHGPRKSYSLGSIYTRLYGQSPPDSHTAEGDVLALLSICQWRPQALLRWVDAHARPFGTIRPMYGVTASARTKPRPSAVTTTAHLATTRNTSPSLGESRRPKDLPPVKDLGALPREGLLAPLGLLAILTLAVATLYGLSLATPGE from the coding sequence ATGGGCCCTAGAGCTCGCAGACAGGGCAGGATTGTGCAGGGAAGGCCTGAGATGTGCTTCTGCCCACCCCCTACCCCACTCCCTCCCCTTCGGATCTTAACACTGGGCACTCACACACCCACCCCATGCTCCTCCCCAGGCTCAGCGGCAGGTACCTACCCAACCATGGGCTCGCAAGCCCTGCCCCCGGGGCCCATGCAGACCCTCATCTTTTTCGACATGGAGGCCACTGGCTTGCCCTTCTCCCAGCCCAAGGTCACGGAGCTGTGCCTGCTGGCTGTCCACAGATGTGCCCTGGAGAGCCCCCCCATCTCTCAGGGGCCACCTCCCACAGTTCCTCCACCACCACGTGTGGTGGACAAGCTCTCCCTGTGTGTGGCTCCGGGGAAGGCCTGCAGCCCTGCAGCCAGCGAGATCACAGGTCTGAGcacagctgtgctggcagcgCATGGGCGTCAATGTTTCGATGACAACTTGGCCAACCTGCTCCTAGCCTTCCTGCGGCGCCAGCCACAGCCCTGGTGCCTGGTGGCACACAATGGTGACCGCTACGACTTCCCCCTGCTCCAAGCAGAGCTGGCTCTGCTGGGCCTCACCAGTGCTCTGGATGGTGCCTTCTGTGtggatagcatcactgcactgaAGGCCCTGGAGCGAGCAAGCAGCCCCTCAGAACACGGCCCAAGGAAGAGCTACAGCCTAGGCAGCATCTACACACGCCTGTATGGGCAGTCCCCTCCAGACTCGCACACGGCTGAGGGTGACGTCCTGGCCCTGCTCAGCATCTGTCAGTGGAGACCACAGGCCCTGCTGCGGTGGGTGGATGCTCACGCCAGGCCCTTCGGCACCATCAGACCCATGTATGGGGTCACAGCCTCTGCTAGGACCAAGCCAAGACCATCTGCTGTCACAACCACTGCACACCTGGCCACAACCAGGAACACTAGTCCCAGCCTTGGAGAGAGCAGGAGACCCAAGGATCTTCCTCCAGTGAAGGACCTTGGAGCCCTAcccagggaggggctgctggccCCACTGGGTCTGCTGGCCATCCTGACCTTGGCAGTAGCCACACTGTATGGACTATCCCTGGCCACACCTGGGGAGTAG
- the ATRIP gene encoding ATR-interacting protein isoform X2, which produces MAGTSAPGNKRRSEPPAPRPGPPPGTGHPPSKRARGFSAAALPDPDDPFGAHGDFTADDLEELDTLASQALSQCPAASRDVSSDHKVHRLLDSMSKNPAGKNRESVPIKDNFELEVLQAQYKELKEKMKVMEEEVLIKNGEIKILRDSLHQTESVLEEQRRSHFLLEQEKTQALGDKEKEFSKKLQSLQSELQFKDAEMNELRTKLQTSERANKLAAPSVSHVSPRKNPSVVIKPEACSPQFGKTSFPTKESFSANMSLPHPCQTESGYKPLVGREDSKTHSLRGDSITQEEAQKSFVDSWRQRSNTQGSILINLLLKQPLISGSSLSLCHLLSSSSESPAGTPLQPPGFGSTLAGMSGLRTTGSYDGSFSLSALREAQNLAFTGLNLVARNECSRDGDPAEGGRRAFPLCQLPGAVHFLPLVQFFIGLHCQALQDLAAAKRSGAPGDSPTHSSCVSSGVETNPEDSVCILEGFSVTALSILQHLVCHSRAVVSLLLSGVGADSAAGEGNGSLVHRLSDGDMTSAPRGVADDQGQHPLLKMLLHLLAFSSAATGHLQASVLTQCLKVLVKLAENTSCDFLPRFQCVFQVLPKCLSPETPLPSVLLAVELLSLLADHDQLAPQLCSHSGCLLLLLYMYITSRPDRVASETQWLQLEQEVVWLLAKLGVQSPLPPVTGSNCQCNVEVVRALTVMLHRQWLTVRRAGGPPRTDQQRRTVRCLRDTVLLLHGLSQKDKLFMMHCVEVLHQYDQVMPGVSMLIRGLPDVTDCEGEPARDPPAQPPWLLPDVPQQVRFLGVPSAGPRPLQPVPALGPFSFIFLPQFFSKHIGLPFASIC; this is translated from the exons GTGATCACAAGGTCCACAGATTATTAGACAGCATGTCAAAAAATCCTGCagggaaaaacagagaaagtGTTCCAATTAAAGATAATTTCGAATTAGAGGTACTTCAGGCACAatacaaagaacttaaagaaaag ATGAAAGTAATGGAAGAAGAAGTTCTCATTAAGaatggagaaattaaaattttgcGAGACTCACTACATCAGACGGAATCCGTTCTAGAGGAACAGAGAAGATCACATTTTCTTCTTGAGCAAGAGAAAACCCAGGCACTCGGTGACAAGGAAAAGGAATTCTCCAAAAAG CTCCAATCATTGCAGTCTGAACTCCAGTTTAAAGATGCAGAGATGAATGAATTAAGGACAAAGCTCCAGACCAGTGAACGAGCAAATAAACTGGCTGCTCCCTCTGTTTCCCATGTCAG TCCTAGGAAAAACCCTTCTGTGGTTATAAAGCCAGAAGCATGTTCTCCACAATTTGGAAAAACATCTTTTCCTACAAAGGAGTCTTTTAGTGCTAACATgtcccttccccacccctgccagACGGAGTCAGGATACAAGCCTTTGGTGGGCAGAGAGG ATAGTAAGACCCACAGTCTGAGAGGTGACTCCATAACACAAGAAGAGGCCCAGAAAAGCTTCGTTGACAGCTGGAGACAGAGATCAAACACTCAAG GTTCCATTTTGATAAACCTGCTCCTGAAGCAGCCTTTGATCTCAGGGTCATCCCTAAGCCTTTGCCACCTCCTGAGTAGTAGTTCTGAGTCTCCTGCTGGCACCCCCCTGCAGCCACCAGGGTTTGGCAG TACCTTGGCTGGAATGTCAGGCCTCAGGACCACAGGTTCTTATGATGGGTCATTTTCCCTCTCAGCCCTGAGAGAAGCACAGAACCTGGCATTCACTGGACTGAATCTGGTTGCCAGGAATGAGTGCTCACGTGATGGAGACCCAGCGGAGGGAGGCAGAAGGGCCTTCCCACTCTGCCAGCTTCCTGGAGCCGTGCATTTCCTCCCCCTTGTACAGTTCTTCATCGGGTTACACTGCCAGGCCCTGCAGGACTTGGCAGCTGCTAAGAGAAGTGGAGCACCTGGGGACTCACCGACACATTCCTCCTGCGTGAGCTCTGGGGTAGAGACCAACCCTGAGGACTCAGTGTGCATCCTAGAAGGCTTCTCTGTGACTGCACTTAGCATTCTTCAGCACCTGGTGTGCCACAGCAGAGCAGTCGTCTCCCTATTACTGTCAGGAGTGGGGGCAGATTCTGCTGCTGGGGAAGGAAATGGGAGCCTGGTTCACAGGCTTAGTGATGGAGACATGACCTCAGCCCCAAGGGGGGTTGCTGATGACCAAGGACAGCACCCACTGTTGAAGATGCTTCTTCACCTGTTGGCTTTCTCTTCTGCAGCAACAGGACACCTTCAAGCCAGTGTCCTGACCCAGTGCCTTAAGGTTTTGGTGAAATTAGCCGAAAACACTTCCTGTGATTTCTTGCCCAG GTTCCAGTGTGTGTTCCAAGTGCTGCCAAAGTGCCTCAGCCCAGAGACACCCCTGCCTAGTGTGCTGCTGGCTGTTGAGCTCCTCTCCCTGCTGGCGGACCACGACCAGCTGGCACCTCAGCTCTGTTCCCACTCGG gctgcctcctgctgctgctgtacATGTACATCACATCACGGCCTGACAGAGTGGCCTCGGAGACACAATGGCTCCAGCTGGAACAAGAG GTGGTGTGGCTCCTGGCTAAGCTTGGTGTGCAGAGCCCCTTGCCCCCAGTCACTGGCTCCAACTGCCAGTGTAATGTGGAG GTGGTCAGAGCACTCACGGTGATGTTGCACAGACAGTGGCTGACAGTGCGGAGGGCAGGGGGGCCCCCAAGGACCGACCAGCAGAGGCGGACAGTGCGCTGTCTGCGGGACACGGTGCTGCTGCTGCACGGCCTATCGCAGAAGGACAAGCTCTTCATGATGCACTGTGTGGAGGTCCTGCATCAGTATGACCAGGTGATGCCGGGGGTTAGCATGCTCATCCGAGGGCTTCCTGATGTGACCGACTGTGAAGGTGAGCCTGCCAGAGACCCTCCCGCCCAGCCCCCATGGCTTCTCCCAGACGTTCCCCAACAAGTCAGATTCCTGGGTGTCCCCTCAGCAGGCCCCCGCCCACTGCAGCCTGTTCCGGCACTGGGGCcgttttcttttatcttcctgcctcagttctTCTCCAAGCATATTGGGCTGCCTTTTGCTTCTATCTGTTGA
- the ATRIP gene encoding ATR-interacting protein isoform X1 has translation MAGTSAPGNKRRSEPPAPRPGPPPGTGHPPSKRARGFSAAALPDPDDPFGAHGDFTADDLEELDTLASQALSQCPAASRDVSSDHKVHRLLDSMSKNPAGKNRESVPIKDNFELEVLQAQYKELKEKMKVMEEEVLIKNGEIKILRDSLHQTESVLEEQRRSHFLLEQEKTQALGDKEKEFSKKLQSLQSELQFKDAEMNELRTKLQTSERANKLAAPSVSHVSPRKNPSVVIKPEACSPQFGKTSFPTKESFSANMSLPHPCQTESGYKPLVGREDSKTHSLRGDSITQEEAQKSFVDSWRQRSNTQGSILINLLLKQPLISGSSLSLCHLLSSSSESPAGTPLQPPGFGSTLAGMSGLRTTGSYDGSFSLSALREAQNLAFTGLNLVARNECSRDGDPAEGGRRAFPLCQLPGAVHFLPLVQFFIGLHCQALQDLAAAKRSGAPGDSPTHSSCVSSGVETNPEDSVCILEGFSVTALSILQHLVCHSRAVVSLLLSGVGADSAAGEGNGSLVHRLSDGDMTSAPRGVADDQGQHPLLKMLLHLLAFSSAATGHLQASVLTQCLKVLVKLAENTSCDFLPRFQCVFQVLPKCLSPETPLPSVLLAVELLSLLADHDQLAPQLCSHSEGCLLLLLYMYITSRPDRVASETQWLQLEQEVVWLLAKLGVQSPLPPVTGSNCQCNVEVVRALTVMLHRQWLTVRRAGGPPRTDQQRRTVRCLRDTVLLLHGLSQKDKLFMMHCVEVLHQYDQVMPGVSMLIRGLPDVTDCEGEPARDPPAQPPWLLPDVPQQVRFLGVPSAGPRPLQPVPALGPFSFIFLPQFFSKHIGLPFASIC, from the exons GTGATCACAAGGTCCACAGATTATTAGACAGCATGTCAAAAAATCCTGCagggaaaaacagagaaagtGTTCCAATTAAAGATAATTTCGAATTAGAGGTACTTCAGGCACAatacaaagaacttaaagaaaag ATGAAAGTAATGGAAGAAGAAGTTCTCATTAAGaatggagaaattaaaattttgcGAGACTCACTACATCAGACGGAATCCGTTCTAGAGGAACAGAGAAGATCACATTTTCTTCTTGAGCAAGAGAAAACCCAGGCACTCGGTGACAAGGAAAAGGAATTCTCCAAAAAG CTCCAATCATTGCAGTCTGAACTCCAGTTTAAAGATGCAGAGATGAATGAATTAAGGACAAAGCTCCAGACCAGTGAACGAGCAAATAAACTGGCTGCTCCCTCTGTTTCCCATGTCAG TCCTAGGAAAAACCCTTCTGTGGTTATAAAGCCAGAAGCATGTTCTCCACAATTTGGAAAAACATCTTTTCCTACAAAGGAGTCTTTTAGTGCTAACATgtcccttccccacccctgccagACGGAGTCAGGATACAAGCCTTTGGTGGGCAGAGAGG ATAGTAAGACCCACAGTCTGAGAGGTGACTCCATAACACAAGAAGAGGCCCAGAAAAGCTTCGTTGACAGCTGGAGACAGAGATCAAACACTCAAG GTTCCATTTTGATAAACCTGCTCCTGAAGCAGCCTTTGATCTCAGGGTCATCCCTAAGCCTTTGCCACCTCCTGAGTAGTAGTTCTGAGTCTCCTGCTGGCACCCCCCTGCAGCCACCAGGGTTTGGCAG TACCTTGGCTGGAATGTCAGGCCTCAGGACCACAGGTTCTTATGATGGGTCATTTTCCCTCTCAGCCCTGAGAGAAGCACAGAACCTGGCATTCACTGGACTGAATCTGGTTGCCAGGAATGAGTGCTCACGTGATGGAGACCCAGCGGAGGGAGGCAGAAGGGCCTTCCCACTCTGCCAGCTTCCTGGAGCCGTGCATTTCCTCCCCCTTGTACAGTTCTTCATCGGGTTACACTGCCAGGCCCTGCAGGACTTGGCAGCTGCTAAGAGAAGTGGAGCACCTGGGGACTCACCGACACATTCCTCCTGCGTGAGCTCTGGGGTAGAGACCAACCCTGAGGACTCAGTGTGCATCCTAGAAGGCTTCTCTGTGACTGCACTTAGCATTCTTCAGCACCTGGTGTGCCACAGCAGAGCAGTCGTCTCCCTATTACTGTCAGGAGTGGGGGCAGATTCTGCTGCTGGGGAAGGAAATGGGAGCCTGGTTCACAGGCTTAGTGATGGAGACATGACCTCAGCCCCAAGGGGGGTTGCTGATGACCAAGGACAGCACCCACTGTTGAAGATGCTTCTTCACCTGTTGGCTTTCTCTTCTGCAGCAACAGGACACCTTCAAGCCAGTGTCCTGACCCAGTGCCTTAAGGTTTTGGTGAAATTAGCCGAAAACACTTCCTGTGATTTCTTGCCCAG GTTCCAGTGTGTGTTCCAAGTGCTGCCAAAGTGCCTCAGCCCAGAGACACCCCTGCCTAGTGTGCTGCTGGCTGTTGAGCTCCTCTCCCTGCTGGCGGACCACGACCAGCTGGCACCTCAGCTCTGTTCCCACTCGG AAggctgcctcctgctgctgctgtacATGTACATCACATCACGGCCTGACAGAGTGGCCTCGGAGACACAATGGCTCCAGCTGGAACAAGAG GTGGTGTGGCTCCTGGCTAAGCTTGGTGTGCAGAGCCCCTTGCCCCCAGTCACTGGCTCCAACTGCCAGTGTAATGTGGAG GTGGTCAGAGCACTCACGGTGATGTTGCACAGACAGTGGCTGACAGTGCGGAGGGCAGGGGGGCCCCCAAGGACCGACCAGCAGAGGCGGACAGTGCGCTGTCTGCGGGACACGGTGCTGCTGCTGCACGGCCTATCGCAGAAGGACAAGCTCTTCATGATGCACTGTGTGGAGGTCCTGCATCAGTATGACCAGGTGATGCCGGGGGTTAGCATGCTCATCCGAGGGCTTCCTGATGTGACCGACTGTGAAGGTGAGCCTGCCAGAGACCCTCCCGCCCAGCCCCCATGGCTTCTCCCAGACGTTCCCCAACAAGTCAGATTCCTGGGTGTCCCCTCAGCAGGCCCCCGCCCACTGCAGCCTGTTCCGGCACTGGGGCcgttttcttttatcttcctgcctcagttctTCTCCAAGCATATTGGGCTGCCTTTTGCTTCTATCTGTTGA
- the ATRIP gene encoding ATR-interacting protein isoform X5: protein MSKNPAGKNRESVPIKDNFELEVLQAQYKELKEKMKVMEEEVLIKNGEIKILRDSLHQTESVLEEQRRSHFLLEQEKTQALGDKEKEFSKKLQSLQSELQFKDAEMNELRTKLQTSERANKLAAPSVSHVSPRKNPSVVIKPEACSPQFGKTSFPTKESFSANMSLPHPCQTESGYKPLVGREDSKTHSLRGDSITQEEAQKSFVDSWRQRSNTQGSILINLLLKQPLISGSSLSLCHLLSSSSESPAGTPLQPPGFGSTLAGMSGLRTTGSYDGSFSLSALREAQNLAFTGLNLVARNECSRDGDPAEGGRRAFPLCQLPGAVHFLPLVQFFIGLHCQALQDLAAAKRSGAPGDSPTHSSCVSSGVETNPEDSVCILEGFSVTALSILQHLVCHSRAVVSLLLSGVGADSAAGEGNGSLVHRLSDGDMTSAPRGVADDQGQHPLLKMLLHLLAFSSAATGHLQASVLTQCLKVLVKLAENTSCDFLPRFQCVFQVLPKCLSPETPLPSVLLAVELLSLLADHDQLAPQLCSHSEGCLLLLLYMYITSRPDRVASETQWLQLEQEVVWLLAKLGVQSPLPPVTGSNCQCNVEVVRALTVMLHRQWLTVRRAGGPPRTDQQRRTVRCLRDTVLLLHGLSQKDKLFMMHCVEVLHQYDQVMPGVSMLIRGLPDVTDCEGEPARDPPAQPPWLLPDVPQQVRFLGVPSAGPRPLQPVPALGPFSFIFLPQFFSKHIGLPFASIC, encoded by the exons ATGTCAAAAAATCCTGCagggaaaaacagagaaagtGTTCCAATTAAAGATAATTTCGAATTAGAGGTACTTCAGGCACAatacaaagaacttaaagaaaag ATGAAAGTAATGGAAGAAGAAGTTCTCATTAAGaatggagaaattaaaattttgcGAGACTCACTACATCAGACGGAATCCGTTCTAGAGGAACAGAGAAGATCACATTTTCTTCTTGAGCAAGAGAAAACCCAGGCACTCGGTGACAAGGAAAAGGAATTCTCCAAAAAG CTCCAATCATTGCAGTCTGAACTCCAGTTTAAAGATGCAGAGATGAATGAATTAAGGACAAAGCTCCAGACCAGTGAACGAGCAAATAAACTGGCTGCTCCCTCTGTTTCCCATGTCAG TCCTAGGAAAAACCCTTCTGTGGTTATAAAGCCAGAAGCATGTTCTCCACAATTTGGAAAAACATCTTTTCCTACAAAGGAGTCTTTTAGTGCTAACATgtcccttccccacccctgccagACGGAGTCAGGATACAAGCCTTTGGTGGGCAGAGAGG ATAGTAAGACCCACAGTCTGAGAGGTGACTCCATAACACAAGAAGAGGCCCAGAAAAGCTTCGTTGACAGCTGGAGACAGAGATCAAACACTCAAG GTTCCATTTTGATAAACCTGCTCCTGAAGCAGCCTTTGATCTCAGGGTCATCCCTAAGCCTTTGCCACCTCCTGAGTAGTAGTTCTGAGTCTCCTGCTGGCACCCCCCTGCAGCCACCAGGGTTTGGCAG TACCTTGGCTGGAATGTCAGGCCTCAGGACCACAGGTTCTTATGATGGGTCATTTTCCCTCTCAGCCCTGAGAGAAGCACAGAACCTGGCATTCACTGGACTGAATCTGGTTGCCAGGAATGAGTGCTCACGTGATGGAGACCCAGCGGAGGGAGGCAGAAGGGCCTTCCCACTCTGCCAGCTTCCTGGAGCCGTGCATTTCCTCCCCCTTGTACAGTTCTTCATCGGGTTACACTGCCAGGCCCTGCAGGACTTGGCAGCTGCTAAGAGAAGTGGAGCACCTGGGGACTCACCGACACATTCCTCCTGCGTGAGCTCTGGGGTAGAGACCAACCCTGAGGACTCAGTGTGCATCCTAGAAGGCTTCTCTGTGACTGCACTTAGCATTCTTCAGCACCTGGTGTGCCACAGCAGAGCAGTCGTCTCCCTATTACTGTCAGGAGTGGGGGCAGATTCTGCTGCTGGGGAAGGAAATGGGAGCCTGGTTCACAGGCTTAGTGATGGAGACATGACCTCAGCCCCAAGGGGGGTTGCTGATGACCAAGGACAGCACCCACTGTTGAAGATGCTTCTTCACCTGTTGGCTTTCTCTTCTGCAGCAACAGGACACCTTCAAGCCAGTGTCCTGACCCAGTGCCTTAAGGTTTTGGTGAAATTAGCCGAAAACACTTCCTGTGATTTCTTGCCCAG GTTCCAGTGTGTGTTCCAAGTGCTGCCAAAGTGCCTCAGCCCAGAGACACCCCTGCCTAGTGTGCTGCTGGCTGTTGAGCTCCTCTCCCTGCTGGCGGACCACGACCAGCTGGCACCTCAGCTCTGTTCCCACTCGG AAggctgcctcctgctgctgctgtacATGTACATCACATCACGGCCTGACAGAGTGGCCTCGGAGACACAATGGCTCCAGCTGGAACAAGAG GTGGTGTGGCTCCTGGCTAAGCTTGGTGTGCAGAGCCCCTTGCCCCCAGTCACTGGCTCCAACTGCCAGTGTAATGTGGAG GTGGTCAGAGCACTCACGGTGATGTTGCACAGACAGTGGCTGACAGTGCGGAGGGCAGGGGGGCCCCCAAGGACCGACCAGCAGAGGCGGACAGTGCGCTGTCTGCGGGACACGGTGCTGCTGCTGCACGGCCTATCGCAGAAGGACAAGCTCTTCATGATGCACTGTGTGGAGGTCCTGCATCAGTATGACCAGGTGATGCCGGGGGTTAGCATGCTCATCCGAGGGCTTCCTGATGTGACCGACTGTGAAGGTGAGCCTGCCAGAGACCCTCCCGCCCAGCCCCCATGGCTTCTCCCAGACGTTCCCCAACAAGTCAGATTCCTGGGTGTCCCCTCAGCAGGCCCCCGCCCACTGCAGCCTGTTCCGGCACTGGGGCcgttttcttttatcttcctgcctcagttctTCTCCAAGCATATTGGGCTGCCTTTTGCTTCTATCTGTTGA